TTGATTCCTATCTTGGATTTGGAATCATCGTAAAGATACAGATGGGGGCTATGTTGGGACGAGATTGAACGTATCAATATACATTTCCTTTCCGTCAACTAAAGTATGTTCCTTTCCCTCATACAAATTAAATAGCAATAACGGCAAGACACCTTAAAAGCAATAACTAGTTTCGTCGATAAATAAATTCAACAAACACGGGGCTGCCATCAAATGGAAGAGGAGAAAAGGATTATGCACTACAGCAGCTCTCAGAAGATATTGTTAGTAGGTGAGGGCAACTTTTCTTTTGCTGCTTCCTTAGCCACTGCATTTGGCTCTGCAAACAACATTGTCGCCACTTCTCTCGACTCCAAAGGTATTACGGGTGATAATCTATTTCGTTTTTGCTACATTGCACCGAGAATTCGCAATATTGATATCAAAAACCGTTTCAGAGTAGGTTCAACGATCAGAACCATttagtttttagattttctttacAGGATTATCCCTGCAACTGCCAAATAACGATCAAATTGACGATCTTTTAGTTGTTCGATTGTCTTCGTTTTCATTTCAACTTTATCTTAACGAACCATGGTGTTTTCCACATTTTAGATGATCAaacattttatataaaatataaactgTTTCAATCGTCAACATGCATTCTAGGGTAGgcaacaaaaaagaaacaatgtCCTTTAACTTATATATTGAtatttgtatgtatatatatgtatgtttatACCAATTTCTTGACTAAAATCCCTTCCATACTACTTGTAGAGTCGTTTATGGGGAAGTACCCAGATGCAGTGAGGACATTGAAGACGCTAAAGGGAATGGGATGTGTAGTATTGCATCAAGTGGATGTGGATACCATGAGCCAACACCCTCGGCTAGCTGATCAACTATTTGATCGAATCGTCTTTAATTTCCCTCACGCGGGCTTCTTCGGATGGGAACACCAGAGGTTTCAAATTGAGTAAGTTTTAATACAGAGCAATTCTACATGAATCAAATGTAAAGTGATGCGTTGGAACGATGCATTTTCCAGGTTGCACCAAGATCTGGTCAAGCGGTTCTTCGCAGCTGCGTCTGAAATGCTGACGGGAAGAGGAGAAGTTCATGTGACACACAAGACCGGTAATCCTTTCAGCAGATGGAACATAGTGAAGTTAGCAGAAGAGGTAGGGTTATATCTGGTTGAGGAAGCACCTTTCAAGCGAGCGGATTATCCAGGTTATCTCAATAAGAAAGGAAGTGGGAGAAAATGCAACCGGACATTTCGTGTTGGACAGTGTAGTACCTACAAATTTGCCAAGCTACCACTTCGACTTCTGGTTCTTGATTCACCTTATTGAATTCTTGAACTGATTTCGTTCTCGCCTCTGTTCTTCAACATGTAAACTATTATCTTAttgtttaaactttggtatggAGTAACACAGCAACAAGTCAGCAAGTCAATTCGATCATTTGTCTCTATGAAATTTTCATTTATCTCGGCATCTTCCTTCTCGGAATATCCACCTAGTTGTTGGAAGACAATTCTCTGTGTCCACCGTAGATTCGAATTGTTCGGCGAGGAATAGCCTAGTGTCACCTCAAATGACTGCATTTCGGAGGCCTTTCTTACACCAATTATATGTTCAATCTCTTGTGCTCCGCCCTGTCAAATAGAAAACACAGAAAATAAGTTAATCTAGGAATGAATAGCACACAATTGAAACAAACCAAATAGGACGGACCAGAATTTACCTCGTCACCAATGTGGGAAGAAGCCATTTTTCGTGAAGTTACTTCCGCTCACGTATTTGTTGACATTGCTTCCTCAATACTCCTAATTACAACACTAAGACCACTTCGGCTTTCTAAAGCTTTAACCGCAGCTCGGTGTGCATTTTTATGCCATTTTAGCATATTGTAAGCTTGTAAAAGGGACCACCTTGCTTGGTTTGACATCTTCTCAAGATAACAACGAAAAAAAGGTGTGAAAATCTTAGTACTTTAAGTTAACGGAAATCACAGAACTACAAATTTTCGGTTATAGAGAGTACCTCGGGAACAGACAGTGGGGGTTCTAGAAGAACACAGATGCCCCTAAATAgattttcatcattttctccACCCTCTGCCTCACCATAAATAAGAGCTTCAGCAGCAATGCCTGCGAAAAGCACCATGCAGTACCTGAACGCATAATGTGAAGAAATTAGCAAATGCTTGGCATGTTATTACTCTTAAGTCCACAATACATAATCAAAAGATCTAAAATGCAGAGGCAAACTAGGGAAACCTTGGACATTTTACATAAGCTTAAGGAAAAATAATCTGTAGTTCACTTCCAACATATATATTCAAGGAAAGTAGCAACGTCACCCCaaagaatttttttgttttcgttcAGGTTTTGGAAACCAAATGAGCTTATTCATGACACCTACTTGCAATTTCATTTCATACCCACCTGTCAAAAGCAGTGCCATCAAGTCGTCCTTCAGCAAGGTCATTGGCCATTTTCTCATCCCAAAATTGAGTTCCAGCCTGTAAAATAGTAGTCGGTATGATCTTAACTTTTCATCCTAACAGCAGTACATTGCAATGAAGGACGACAAGTCATACGCTATAATCACTACATATCAATAATGAAAAATGTAGTGATCATTATGTCCTTAAACAAGGTCAAAACTCTATACATTGCAGCCCAAAAAAATGTATTAGAGACTGACTTTGTAAGAAAACCAAGCTAGCACAAAGAAATCTACTGTCCTCTGAGTTTCATAAGATTATACAAGTACATAAACCTGGGCGGCACCTACGCTAATTCAGTAATTCTACTCAAATGCAAGTCACATTAATAAAATGTTACACTTAAATATTCAATGACAAGATAAAAAATTTGCAATAGATACATGATTGCTCTGAAAAGACGTCACATATGACGTACCGTCAATCCAGTATAGTAAAAAATATGCAGGAATCACATTCATATCCTAAATCCGTTTAGTAGTAACTTCATATAGGTTTAGAAACGCGTAATGATGGCAAGATTTCACTGTTGAAAGCACAGCAAACAAAACCAAACCAGATCTCGTATAAAGCCAACAGAGGAAAGAAATTACCTGCCCTTGAATGCCCATTTGCATTGCAACAATTGGGTCCAATATCACCCCACGAATTGGGCAACCCATCAGATAAGCTGCAATTTAATACGGGGAACCAGTTAACTGCACAGGGTTTACACTCTTGCGAGGATGTCACTTTAGTAAAGGTggttgaagatttaagaaatGGTTCATGCCCTTGGTCAAATCCACAGCATCATTCAATTTTGTAGCATCCAATACTAAAATATGGACCAGGAAAAAGTGTGTTTACCTATTAACAGATGCCCTGCTTCATGAATGAGGATACGGCGTCTATTTGGAGGCCAATAACTTGAGAGTTGAGCTAAACAGGTACCACCAAGGAAGATAGAATCCGCAAACGCAAGCCCCAATACTGCTGTAAGGTTAGGCCTGAGATCGATGCcttgagaaagaagaaaagatagTCCTCCAAGAAAGGCAATCAAAATGGGGCCAGAACTTTCGGAAAGACCCCACTTTTTTGGAGCAAATTTCGATGCTGGATAAAGTAACATAGAAATGGCTTAAATCAGAACTAGGCTCTTGAAGACCATATATCATAATAAGAACATACATTTTGCAACATAAAAGAGTCCAATGCAGAACATAGTATAACATCGCTTATAACATAGGGGAAAGGTGTGAATCTCTAACAATTActaatctacatcaaaatccaTTGTGAAAGGAATCAGAATAAGCACCTTCTAAACCGGTTGAAGTCTTCAACACTGTTGGTGTAACATTGCGTGTTCCCTCCAAAACTACAAGGaggaaaagaacaaaaacatAGAGAAAACAACATGAGATACAGCAATGATCTAAAAGTTCAAATGTTTCCCTTACCTAGACTCGGTACGCCAGTAACACCACTATGGCGATATCCAAACCAATAACGCAATGCCATGATTAAATTTCTCACATGATAGTATTATTGGTTTCAGATGCCGTCACAATAGCCTAGAGGCAGATGGGTGCACAACTTTTCACTAACAGTAAGCAAATTGGAATTTTTGAACAATTAGGATCAAATGGTGAGCAAATTTCACCAATACCCAATAAAAATTTTCTCGGAATAAGCAAAATTTACATTACCAACATTCCTGAATTTCCCAAAATTGGGCAAGAATCCTCTGTCCTTGAGAAAGACATAAGCTTTGCCCACAAGCTTCATATTGTCAGCATTGAGGCACGTATCCAGGACCTCCCAATCCCTCTCCAACCCAACTAACCCCAGCTCGCCGAGTCGAGGCCGGGTCGACTCAGCCGCCAAGGACCCATTAGCAAGCTCAATTGGGTTTTTCTGGGTTTCGATTGATTGCAAGAAATTGAGAGCCCGGGCAAGGTCTTTGCGCTTCACCGCATCCTCGTACTCCTTCCACTCTCGAAGAGCTGATCTGGGGACGGTTTGGCGCCTCGAGGCGCGAAGAGAGGTGGCGGGTGGCTGTGCGCGCGGCGGTGtttggagggagagagaggagaattGGGGGGGAAATGGtttggaggagagagagtgagggatTGAACTGAGGTTTGGCGGAGCAAACGCCATGAGAGATAAGACCGTTGGAAGCCGGTTTGTTTATTATTTAGGATATGGAAAGGTTTTTTCATTGCTTTGGAAGCTGGGTGGCAGTTGGTTCGACTGAAATTGTGAATGTCAGTCATATGCTTGTTTGAGTTAATGACACGTTACGCATGGTTTGGGTCGGGAAATGAGCATTTCTACGTAGTCTTCAAAGTAGATGTCAAAAATTAAATGTCAAATATTAATTTGATGGTTGATGTGATAATGTTAAATTTTCCAACcgatatgttttttttgttataaacgATATTTGAAGAactcattttaaaaagaaatcaattaaaatatatttttaagatCTATAATTGGTGCATTAATGAGACctacacaataaaataattaaaaaaaaattaacatcacCTTTTCTCATatatcaaatttgacatataaGAACTCAAAgt
This genomic interval from Malus domestica chromosome 05, GDT2T_hap1 contains the following:
- the LOC103427940 gene encoding uncharacterized protein At4g26485-like yields the protein MEEEKRIMHYSSSQKILLVGEGNFSFAASLATAFGSANNIVATSLDSKESFMGKYPDAVRTLKTLKGMGCVVLHQVDVDTMSQHPRLADQLFDRIVFNFPHAGFFGWEHQRFQIELHQDLVKRFFAAASEMLTGRGEVHVTHKTGNPFSRWNIVKLAEEVGLYLVEEAPFKRADYPGYLNKKGSGRKCNRTFRVGQCSTYKFAKLPLRLLVLDSPY
- the LOC103427939 gene encoding uncharacterized protein, whose protein sequence is MAFAPPNLSSIPHSLSSKPFPPQFSSLSLQTPPRAQPPATSLRASRRQTVPRSALREWKEYEDAVKRKDLARALNFLQSIETQKNPIELANGSLAAESTRPRLGELGLVGLERDWEVLDTCLNADNMKLVGKAYVFLKDRGFLPNFGKFRNVVLEGTRNVTPTVLKTSTGLEASKFAPKKWGLSESSGPILIAFLGGLSFLLSQGIDLRPNLTAVLGLAFADSIFLGGTCLAQLSSYWPPNRRRILIHEAGHLLIAYLMGCPIRGVILDPIVAMQMGIQGQAGTQFWDEKMANDLAEGRLDGTAFDRYCMVLFAGIAAEALIYGEAEGGENDENLFRGICVLLEPPLSVPEMSNQARWSLLQAYNMLKWHKNAHRAAVKALESRSGLSVVIRSIEEAMSTNT